Proteins from a single region of Phycisphaeraceae bacterium D3-23:
- a CDS encoding phosphoenolpyruvate carboxykinase (GTP): MPTPDRTAPNAPTRHAKLFAWVEKIAKLTRPDAIVWCDGSDAEYQRMLDALVASGAAQRLSEEKKPNSILVRSDPADVARVEDRTFICSKNEEDAGPTNNWKDPEEMQEILRPLFRNCMQGRTMYVIPFSMGPVGSPIAHIGVEISDSPYVVANMHIMTRVGNKVLDVLGDDGPFVPCVHSVGMPLAEGVKDVPWPCNADNKYITHFPETKEVWSFGSGYGGNALLGKKCFALRIASVMAKEQGWMAEHMLILKLTSPEGDVKHIAAAFPSACGKTNLAMMKPTLPGWKLETVGDDIAWMKFHDDGSLYAINPEYGFFGVAPGTNFKTNPNAMVSLSKNAIFTNVGKTPDGDVWWEDIDRPAPDLLIDWHGHEWVHYDSTNKAAHPNARFTAPASQCPVIADNWEDPGGVKIDAILFGGRRSTGQPLAMQSFGWDHGTFLGSTMASQKTAAAAGKVGELRFDPMAMLPFCGYHMADYWQHWLDMGDRGGDKMPKVFYVNWFRQGGDGHWLWPGFGENSRVLKWVCERCDGKGEVTETPIGLLPTPGALDLDGLDIPDADLAELMEVDASRWIQQVPSFREHYARFGDKLPKRLADQLDQLEQRLKDAL, encoded by the coding sequence CGCTTGTCGGAAGAGAAGAAGCCCAACAGCATCCTCGTCCGAAGCGACCCGGCCGACGTCGCGCGCGTCGAGGACCGCACGTTCATCTGCAGCAAGAACGAAGAGGACGCCGGGCCCACTAACAACTGGAAAGACCCCGAGGAGATGCAGGAGATCCTGCGGCCGCTGTTCCGCAACTGCATGCAGGGGCGCACGATGTACGTGATCCCCTTCTCGATGGGGCCGGTCGGTTCGCCGATCGCGCACATCGGGGTGGAGATCAGCGACTCGCCCTACGTCGTCGCGAACATGCACATCATGACGCGCGTGGGCAACAAGGTGCTCGACGTGCTGGGCGACGATGGGCCGTTCGTGCCGTGCGTCCACAGCGTCGGGATGCCGCTGGCCGAGGGTGTGAAGGACGTGCCCTGGCCCTGCAATGCGGACAACAAATACATCACGCACTTCCCCGAGACCAAAGAGGTCTGGTCGTTCGGCAGCGGCTACGGCGGCAACGCGCTGCTGGGCAAGAAGTGCTTCGCGCTGCGGATCGCGTCGGTCATGGCCAAGGAGCAGGGGTGGATGGCCGAGCACATGCTCATCCTGAAACTCACGAGCCCCGAAGGCGACGTCAAGCACATCGCTGCGGCGTTCCCCAGCGCGTGCGGCAAGACCAACCTCGCGATGATGAAGCCCACCCTGCCTGGGTGGAAGCTCGAGACCGTCGGCGACGACATCGCGTGGATGAAGTTCCACGACGACGGCTCGCTCTACGCGATCAACCCCGAGTACGGGTTCTTCGGCGTCGCGCCGGGCACGAACTTCAAGACCAACCCCAACGCGATGGTGTCGCTCAGCAAGAACGCCATCTTCACCAACGTCGGCAAGACGCCCGACGGCGACGTGTGGTGGGAAGATATCGACCGGCCCGCGCCGGATTTGCTCATCGACTGGCACGGCCACGAATGGGTCCACTACGACTCGACCAACAAAGCCGCGCACCCCAACGCCCGCTTCACCGCGCCCGCGAGCCAGTGCCCGGTCATCGCCGACAACTGGGAAGACCCCGGCGGGGTGAAGATCGACGCGATCCTCTTCGGCGGGCGGCGCTCGACGGGCCAGCCGCTCGCGATGCAGTCGTTTGGCTGGGACCACGGCACGTTCCTGGGCTCGACGATGGCGAGCCAGAAGACCGCCGCCGCCGCGGGCAAGGTCGGCGAGCTGCGCTTCGACCCGATGGCGATGCTCCCGTTCTGCGGCTACCACATGGCCGACTACTGGCAGCACTGGCTGGACATGGGCGACCGGGGCGGCGACAAGATGCCCAAGGTGTTCTACGTGAACTGGTTTCGGCAGGGCGGCGATGGCCACTGGCTTTGGCCGGGCTTTGGCGAGAACAGCCGGGTGCTCAAGTGGGTCTGCGAACGCTGCGACGGCAAAGGCGAAGTCACCGAGACCCCGATCGGGCTGCTGCCCACGCCCGGCGCGCTCGACCTCGACGGGCTCGACATCCCCGACGCGGACCTTGCCGAGTTGATGGAGGTCGACGCGAGCCGGTGGATCCAGCAGGTGCCTTCGTTCCGCGAGCACTACGCGCGATTCGGTGACAAGCTGCCCAAGCGATTGGCCGACCAGCTCGACCAGTTGGAGCAGCGGCTGAAGGATGCGCTCTAA
- a CDS encoding c-type cytochrome, which produces MFLRIDLPMPSYLTHTLSKHKWLFAVAIVVGGAGAAAVWTWGVKRPPGDPFVETYSEAGLAERIERGAAVFAEHNCAECHATTRDAAAQGGVGFKGPPLVGIVGQRVMLEDESTVERDHRYLRRAIQDSDAQVVKGYRFQPMLDYGFLDDDDVDALLLYVRSLGEGASGDVSLGE; this is translated from the coding sequence ATGTTCCTGCGGATCGATCTGCCCATGCCGTCCTACCTCACCCATACCCTCTCGAAACACAAGTGGCTGTTCGCGGTGGCGATCGTCGTCGGCGGGGCGGGCGCGGCGGCGGTGTGGACGTGGGGCGTGAAGCGGCCGCCGGGCGACCCGTTTGTGGAGACCTACAGCGAAGCCGGATTGGCGGAGCGCATCGAGCGCGGCGCGGCGGTGTTTGCCGAGCACAACTGCGCCGAGTGCCACGCGACGACGCGCGACGCGGCAGCGCAGGGCGGCGTCGGGTTCAAGGGACCGCCGCTGGTCGGCATCGTCGGCCAGCGTGTGATGCTCGAAGACGAGAGCACCGTCGAGCGCGACCACCGCTATCTGCGTCGAGCGATCCAGGATTCGGATGCGCAGGTTGTCAAGGGCTATCGATTCCAGCCGATGCTGGATTACGGTTTCCTCGACGACGATGATGTCGATGCGCTGCTGCTGTATGTGCGGTCGTTGGGGGAGGGCGCGTCGGGTGATGTATCTCTAGGCGAATAG
- a CDS encoding DUF374 domain-containing protein translates to MAQQKPTLRKRLKAGLKRLGAWGIAVTYHIHIWCVWRTARIEVAGCDRLIEAMRRHDRLALAMWHENLIIAAYALRECRPTTVASKSDIGDVISTILDRLDYRVFRGGSSRGKSRRSPVLEEMVAYFKSHRDVMMALTVDGSAGPARKMKPGVIALAGQAQAPIFVMHCVCRPCFRIWTWDRTRVPLGFGKIVIVFEGPVMPGDPGIKGFRVARDKTDLLLHDAARRAEAYLKTKQLPATDPELGLDPGYGSDDMRRGRTLCDEKTPLFTPTPIGEQLTPERDEAARTEQAEDA, encoded by the coding sequence TTGGCGCAGCAGAAACCGACATTGCGGAAGCGGCTGAAGGCCGGGCTCAAACGCCTCGGTGCGTGGGGCATCGCGGTCACCTATCACATCCACATCTGGTGTGTCTGGCGGACGGCGCGGATCGAAGTCGCCGGGTGTGACCGGCTGATCGAGGCGATGCGCCGCCACGACCGCCTCGCGCTGGCGATGTGGCACGAAAACCTCATCATCGCGGCCTACGCCCTGCGTGAGTGTCGGCCGACGACGGTGGCGAGCAAGAGCGACATCGGCGACGTCATCTCGACCATCCTCGACCGCCTCGACTACCGCGTCTTCCGCGGCGGCTCGTCACGCGGCAAGTCGCGCCGCTCGCCGGTACTCGAGGAGATGGTGGCCTACTTCAAGTCGCACCGCGACGTGATGATGGCGCTGACAGTGGACGGCTCGGCCGGGCCCGCGCGGAAGATGAAGCCCGGCGTGATCGCGCTGGCCGGCCAGGCGCAGGCACCGATCTTCGTGATGCACTGTGTGTGTCGGCCCTGCTTCCGGATCTGGACATGGGACCGGACACGGGTGCCGCTGGGCTTTGGCAAGATCGTGATCGTGTTCGAGGGCCCGGTGATGCCCGGCGACCCGGGGATCAAGGGGTTCCGTGTCGCGCGTGACAAGACCGACCTGCTGCTGCACGACGCTGCCCGCCGGGCCGAGGCGTACCTCAAGACCAAGCAGCTCCCCGCCACCGACCCCGAGCTGGGGCTCGACCCCGGCTACGGTTCGGATGATATGCGCCGAGGCCGGACGCTGTGTGATGAGAAAACGCCGCTCTTCACGCCGACGCCGATCGGCGAGCAGCTGACGCCGGAGCGTGACGAGGCAGCCCGCACGGAGCAGGCCGAAGACGCTTGA
- a CDS encoding DNA alkylation repair protein: MHEVEEVFARLDTLVGGPARTNAQIRRDYHGSTIPHLGLTLPTQRQALKQGYSFSHLPAKQQVKRWDRVWRDAKWFETMSQSAIWLSALRDTADLLACWPTAKGWITRCDNWAHSDLLSSAYSRMLEADNDRSKVYPTLTKWNASKNPWHRRQSIVSLIYYHSPNRTPPKPREVLPLVETLLHDDDVYVQKGVGWTLRESYNAFPKQAGPFIDKHATALSSIAYSAATEKHPKAHKEQLKAKRKAARQAARK; this comes from the coding sequence ATGCACGAAGTCGAAGAGGTTTTTGCCCGTCTGGACACGCTTGTCGGTGGCCCCGCCCGCACAAACGCCCAGATCCGCCGAGACTACCACGGCTCGACGATCCCCCACCTCGGCCTGACCCTGCCCACCCAGCGCCAGGCCCTCAAACAGGGCTACAGCTTCTCGCACCTCCCCGCGAAGCAGCAGGTCAAACGCTGGGACCGGGTCTGGCGCGACGCCAAGTGGTTCGAGACCATGAGCCAGTCGGCGATCTGGCTCAGCGCGCTGCGCGACACGGCCGACCTGCTCGCGTGCTGGCCCACCGCCAAGGGCTGGATCACGCGCTGCGACAACTGGGCCCACAGCGACCTGCTCTCGAGCGCCTACTCCCGCATGCTCGAAGCCGACAACGACCGCAGCAAGGTCTACCCGACCCTAACGAAATGGAACGCGTCAAAGAACCCCTGGCACCGCCGGCAGTCCATCGTCTCGCTGATCTACTACCACTCGCCCAACCGCACCCCGCCCAAGCCGCGCGAGGTGCTGCCGCTGGTGGAAACGCTCTTGCACGACGACGACGTGTACGTGCAGAAGGGCGTGGGCTGGACGCTGCGCGAGTCGTACAATGCGTTCCCCAAGCAGGCCGGGCCGTTCATCGACAAGCACGCGACCGCGCTGTCGTCGATCGCGTATAGCGCCGCGACGGAGAAGCACCCCAAGGCCCACAAAGAACAACTCAAAGCCAAACGCAAAGCAGCCAGGCAGGCAGCGCGGAAGTAG
- a CDS encoding trypsin-like serine protease, translated as MKTTRSLLIAGIGAATLFSAADAGAIYIRHDRTATPHEELAAMFPATGYFGRTFGQSCTATLVSPTQVLIAAHCVDGNSNGNPDSSVGGYAFGLGPNVPNTLNTNIASIAINPGWESSNGDAAFDFAVLTLENPITNVTPAMITSVNPVGQLGVAVGYGSQGTGTSHSDPPGSDDKLAVTNMIERYGDDPVYSDFDTLQFDFDSPFGNRSTFGSSTPLDLEGATAGGDSGSPLMAQFGEGWFVTGVLNTGYNDFDSESQYGDISIYAAVQTPSNLAWLQSQGLRIIDDITPVLGDANRDWFVDQSDLDMVLADWGDSVAPGTGADVSGDGLVSAADLDILLAQWGEGTAYPGVALAAAVVPEPGSLALLSLGLLAIRRRR; from the coding sequence TTGAAGACCACCCGCTCGCTGCTGATCGCCGGTATCGGTGCCGCGACGCTGTTTTCTGCGGCCGACGCCGGGGCGATCTACATCCGCCACGACCGCACCGCGACGCCGCACGAAGAACTCGCCGCGATGTTTCCCGCTACGGGGTACTTCGGCCGGACCTTTGGCCAGTCCTGTACCGCGACCCTCGTCTCCCCGACCCAGGTCCTCATCGCCGCCCACTGCGTCGACGGCAACTCCAACGGCAACCCCGACAGCTCCGTCGGCGGCTACGCCTTCGGCCTCGGACCCAACGTGCCCAACACCCTCAATACCAACATCGCCTCCATCGCCATCAACCCCGGCTGGGAATCGTCCAACGGCGACGCCGCCTTCGACTTCGCCGTCCTCACGCTCGAAAACCCGATCACCAACGTCACCCCCGCGATGATCACCAGCGTCAACCCCGTGGGGCAACTCGGCGTCGCCGTCGGCTACGGCAGCCAGGGCACCGGCACCAGCCACTCCGACCCGCCCGGCTCCGACGACAAACTCGCCGTCACCAACATGATCGAACGCTACGGCGACGACCCGGTCTACTCCGACTTCGACACCCTCCAGTTCGACTTCGACTCGCCCTTCGGCAACCGAAGCACCTTCGGTTCAAGCACCCCGCTCGACCTCGAAGGCGCCACCGCCGGCGGCGACTCGGGCAGCCCGCTCATGGCACAGTTCGGCGAGGGCTGGTTCGTCACCGGCGTCCTCAACACCGGGTACAACGACTTCGACTCCGAATCCCAATACGGCGACATCTCCATCTACGCCGCCGTCCAGACCCCCTCCAACCTCGCCTGGCTCCAGTCACAGGGCCTGCGCATCATCGACGACATCACACCCGTCCTCGGCGACGCCAACCGCGACTGGTTCGTCGACCAGTCCGACCTCGATATGGTCCTCGCCGACTGGGGCGACAGCGTCGCCCCCGGCACCGGCGCGGACGTCAGCGGCGACGGCCTCGTGAGCGCCGCCGACCTCGACATCCTCCTGGCGCAGTGGGGCGAAGGCACCGCCTACCCCGGCGTCGCGCTCGCCGCCGCGGTGGTCCCCGAGCCGGGCTCGCTCGCGCTGCTGTCGCTGGGCCTCTTGGCGATCCGTCGTCGGCGCTAA